A stretch of DNA from Prochlorococcus marinus str. SB:
CCTTTAATGGCGAAATAGTCCAATCTGGCCAAAGAGAAGGTTCAGTCCAATCTCTATTCTCTAAGTCCGCATTAGCTTTACCCCTTTCTAATATTGGCCTTAATAAACTCTGAACAGTTATTACCTTTTTATTATCTAAATTTGGTGGTAATAATAATCTTTCCTCTCCAATTTCCAGAGGAAGTTGAATAGGTGAATTTAATTGAGCAAAAGAATCCATATATTGATTAATTTGTTTTTGCTCTATTATCATGCGTTCGACTATTTCAATAGAATCATCATCTGAACCAAGTCTTTTTATTAATAATTTTGCGTATGTTCTAATAGCAGCTAATGGATTCCTTAATTGATGAATTATGACATTGACCTGATTTTTTAAATAATTGACTTCTTCATTTTTATTTTGACGTTCTAATTCGATTGAGACACATTTAGCTAAAGATATTGATAGAGCTTTTAATCTAGAGTCGAGAGATACTGGCCAATTCCCCCCTTTCAAATCAGTTTCTACCCGAAGTACACCAAGTAGAATATCGTTTTCTTGTAGCGGGTACCATCTTCTATTAGGCGATGAAACCTTTAGTGAAGGATCATCTTCTATTGAAGTAAGTAGCCGATCAATTTGCGGCCATTGACCAATCATTTCAAAAGATGCTTTAGTTCCTTGCTTAGCTGAAGCAAGATACATAACTAAATTAGTCACGCCCATTGAGCAACCAAAAC
This window harbors:
- a CDS encoding sensor histidine kinase; translated protein: MNLSKKFEELILKQLESFGCSMGVTNLVMYLASAKQGTKASFEMIGQWPQIDRLLTSIEDDPSLKVSSPNRRWYPLQENDILLGVLRVETDLKGGNWPVSLDSRLKALSISLAKCVSIELERQNKNEEVNYLKNQVNVIIHQLRNPLAAIRTYAKLLIKRLGSDDDSIEIVERMIIEQKQINQYMDSFAQLNSPIQLPLEIGEERLLLPPNLDNKKVITVQSLLRPILERGKANADLENRDWTEPSLWPDWTISPLKAKYAVIAEIVANLLENAFKYAQKDAEIGLAITSNGLCIFDDGKKITKNENEKIFEKGFRGSAAKKKDGTGVGLFLARKLAKQIGGDLRLLENNSVVNTEKSKSLKKKNIFYLELPIKELHA